In Acidisarcina polymorpha, the DNA window CTGGAGCCTACACGGTGTTCGCGAATGGCGGCATCAAAATCGATCCCTGGTTGCTCGCCTCGGTGCGCTCGGCCTCGGGCGATGTGCTGAACGACTACACTCCGACGTCAAAGCCGGTGCTTGATCCGCGCGTGGCCTACCTCACCACCAGCATGATGGAAGGCGTGATGAACTTTGGCTACGGCTACGCAGTGCGGCAGCGCGGCTTCTTGGCGCCGGCGGCAGGGAAGACCGGAACCTCGAATGACGCCTGGTTTGCCGGTTATACGAGCAATTTGATTTGCATTGTTTGGATTGGCAACGACGACTACAAGGACGTGAAGCTGCAAGGCGCGGTAGCCGCCGCCCCGATCTGGGCGGAGTTCATGAAAGCCGCGGTCAAGCTGCCCCAATATTCAGACACCCGTGAGTTTGTTCCGCCTACAGGGGTGACGGTCGTGCAGCTCGACAAGGAGACCAACCTGTTGGCCGACGCCAGCTGCCCGAGCAAGACCTACAACGCAGCCTTCCTGCAAGGCACCGAGCCGACCGACACCTGCGACCATCTGAATGGAGACCAGCGCAGCATCTTCCAGAAGCTGTTCGGTCTGGGGGATAAGAGTACGATGCCGGCCTTACCGCCCGGCACTCATCCGACCGTAGTTGGCCAGCCGGCATTGCCGGCACAGACCGCGCAAACCGGTCAGGTTCAGACTTCCGCATCAGCGCAGAGCCCCAATCCGGCGGTCGCCGAGGATAGTCAACCCAAGAAAAAGAAGGGGTTTTTCAGCAGGCTGTTCGGCGGGGGGAAGAATGAAGACAAGAAGCCCGCTCCTCAGCCGACGCAACCTCAACCCAGCGCTCCACAACAGTAACGAAGCTCTGTCTGCCGCTGGCGCAGCCAGCTTCTGGCTTGAGCCCGATAGCGGACAAGTTCAAGAGCATCCGATCCTGGTGCGCCGCACCGGAGTCGACCAGCCCTCGACCTCGCCTCCTCCGCCATCATTCGCCGCAAGCGGCAAAGGCTGGCATTGCGGGCACCAGTAAGTGGAGCGTGCGCCAACGCCCTGTTTTCGCATGAGGATGATTGTTCCGCAGCGGCGGCATTGCTTGCCACGGCGGCCGTATACCCACAGGCGAGCTCCCGGATCGGCCGCTCCGGTGGTCCGCCTTCCCCCGGAATAGGTGACGATCCCAGGTCCCGCCGATTCGGAGACATTGGCTGCCAGGAGCCTCCGCGCCGTGCTCATCAAACACTCCACCTGGGCGGAACTCAGCGCGGAAACTCTAGTGAAGGGGCTGACCCCGCAGCTAAAACAGATCTCCGATTTGAAGACATTCCCGATGCCTGCGAGTACTTGCTGGTTCAGCAGCACATTGGCGACCTCTTCTTCACCGCGGAGAACCAGGCGCTTGATAGCCTCGTCTTCAGAGAAGCTGCCCTGAAGCAGATCGGGCCCGAGCTTCGGGATGCTGGTATTTCGCTCGAGCGTTCGTGCGGTATGGAAGCTGGCGACCGGGACGTCGAAGGCAACCGCCTCAAAATCGTTGGTCGCAATTACGGCGCGCATGTGGATCCGGGTGCGACGCCAGCGCTCTCCGCGGCGGTAGATGTGCCAGCTGCCGCTCATCAACATGTGAGTCACCAGGATCAAATCGCCGGTGAAGTGAATCAGCAGCCACTTGCCGCGGGATTCCACCCGCTCGACTATCCGCCCTACAACTGGCGTTTGGTCATGAACACTCGCCAGCTGTGCGTAGGCGGTTTCAAAAGCGGTGACCTGTTTGCCCTGCAGCGCCAGATTAAGGGCGCGGGCAGAGCGGAAAATAGTATCTCCCTCAGGCATGAAAACATTCTAGTTGCTGAGTAGAAGCAATGAACCAGTCGAAGCCAAATCAGCGCCCTGTGTGGGCGCTGATCAAAGGGTCGGGCGGCCTTGGCTGAAGAAGATGCTACTGGATCGGCTGGCTGTTCGTGGTCATTTGATTGAGGGACTGATCGTTGTACTGCTTGACGGCGTCCGGCAGAGGCGCATAGGAGAGAGTCCCGGCAACCGTCTGGCCGTCGGTAATGACGTAGTGAATAAAGCTCTTCAGAGCGCTACGCTTGCCAGCGTCGGTTCCGTCCTTCGGAATGATGAGAAAAGTGAGAGTGGAGATGGGATAAGCGTCGGCTGCGGACGCCGGCGGGTTCACGATCGGGATGCGCGGGTCTTTCGTCAGTTGGTCGGCAAACGCAGCGATGGCGGCGGTGGTGCTTTCGGCGCTGGGAACGATGTACTTGTTTGCCTGATTGCCGATGGATGCGATGGGAAGCTTGTTCTGTGTGGCAAACGTGAGTTCGACGTAACCGATAGCGCCTGGGGTCTGGCGGACCTGGCCGGTGACGCCTTCGCTGCCTTTACCGCCGAGATCACCGGGCCACTGTACTTGAGTTCCCGCGCCGATCTTGGTCTTCCATTCCGGACTGACCGCTGCCAGGTAGGTGGTAAAAGCATTCGTCGTACCGCTGCTGTCGGCGCGATGGACGACGACGATCTTCGTATTGGGTAGCGTTACCCCGGGGTTGTCCTTGGCGATAGCGGGATCGTGCCAGGTCTTAACTTTCTTGAGGAAGATGTCGGTGAGGGTTGTGCCGGAGAGTTGGAGCGGCTGCTTGAGATCAGGCAGGTTGTAAGTCACGACCACCGGGCCGGCGCTCTCGGGGATTTGAATCACGGGCTTCATTCCGGCCAGTGCAGTATCGTCAAGCGGTGCGTCCGAGGCGCCAAAATCTACGGTACCGGCCTTGACCTGCTGGATGCCCCCGCCGCTGCCGATCGACTGATAATTGATCTGGGTATTGCTGTGGGTCTTTGAATAGTCTTGTATCCACCGCTGCATGACTGGATACACAAACGAGCTTCCCGCACCGTTCAGGCTGACGTTCTCTGAGCCGCTGCCCCCGCCGGAGTTGCAGGAGGAAAGGCAGAGCGCGAGCGCGGCGCCGGCCAGGGAGACCTTAACACTTGCAGATGCACGAGTTGCTAACTTCATAAAGGTTGTCTCCTCAGATATATACAAATCATACGTGTCACCATGCTAGACAGAGATTGCCTGTAGAGACTTGAATTCACGATAAATTTACCGCGGGTTGAAAAGGGATGGATTCTCTTCCGGAAAGCAACGGATGTCGGGGGACCTGGTTCTTATGGTAGGAATGGAGGTAAAACGATGGCACAGCTACAAGGCAAGAAGATCGCAATCGTCGCTACGGATGGGGTAGAAGCCGTAGAGTTGACCGAACCCAAAAAGGCGCTCGAAGCGGCCGGAGCCAAGGTGGACGTGATCTCGTTGAAGGCGGGAGAGATCAAGGGCTTCAACTTTGACGATCCAGGACCAAAGATCAAAGTGGACAAAGAAATCGGACAGGTTAAACCGGAAGACTATGACAATCTGGTCCTCCCCGGTGGGGTGGCAAATCCCGATAAGCTGCGGACGCACCCAGAAGTGGTGAAGTTTGTGAAAAGCTTTTTTGATGCAGGGAAGACGGTCGCATCCATTTGTCACGGGCCGTGGACGTTGATCGAAGCAGATGTCGTAAAAGGCCGTACGCTGACCTCCTGGCCTTCGCTGAAGACTGATATCACGAATGCCGGCGGCAATTGGGTGGATAAAGAAGTTGTGAACGACAAAGGCTTGATTACCAGCCGCAAGCCGGACGACCTCCCGGCCTTTAATAAGACGATGATTGAAGAGTTCGCACATGCCAGCTCGTTAGCTGGTGCTCGGTAGGCACGGTTCTTGTTCGTCACGGTTCTTGATCAAGGTTGCTAAAATCCCTGGCCTTCGGGCCGGGGATTTTTGCTTCTGAACCATTTGTGTTCCAGCGACTCGATAGACTTTTAGAGCAGGAGTACGAATCATGTCCTGTGCCGGGGTTCACTCGGTAGCTCTTTTCCTGATGGAAAAGACCTACCGAGTTCGGATCTTCGCATGATGACAGCTTATTTCTGCTTAAGCTGGAGCCGAGAATGACATTTTCAGAAGTTCTTACCCGCCGGGAGCTCGTGCGAAATCTTTCGCTGGCCGCCGGAGGGCTTTATCTTTCACCGCACACCTTGGGACTTGCCGCATCGTCCTCATTTCCATCCAAGCGTCCCCAGCCATCAGCGCGGAGGTTTCGCAGCCCTGCTGTCGATGCAGCGATCGACTCGGTTTCGAGTAAGATCTCCGATCCGGAGCTTGCGTGGCTCTTCTCAAACTGCCTGCCGAATACGCTCGACACCACCGTGACCTTCGGAGAGTTTGAAGGGAAGCCGGATACGGTCGTCGTCACCGGGGACATTCCCGCGATGTGGCTCCGGGACTCGTCCGCGCAAGTCTGGCCATACCTGCCCTTTGTGAAGGCTGATCAGAGTCTCGCGCGGTTGATAGAAGGAGTGATCCGGCGACAGACCCGCTGCATCCTGATTGATCCTTACGCGAATGCGTTCATGAGTGATCTCAAGAGCGCCGAACCGCTGCCCTGGAGCAAGACCGACCATACCACAATGAAAACCGGGGTTGGGGAACGCAAGTGGGAGGTCGACTCCCTTTGTTATCCGGTTCGGCTGAGCTATCAATACTGGAAGGAAACTGGTGACATCGCACCATTTGACGCACAATGGGCGGCAGCGATGCATCTCATCGTCTCTACCTTCAAGGATCAGCAGCGCAAAGGGTCGCAAGGGCCGTATAGCTTCCAGCGTGTTTCTGCTACGCCTACAGAGACGCTGGGGAACGCCGGTTTCGGCGCTCCCACCAGGCCGGTTGGTCTGATCCACTCTGGATTTAGGCCGTCGGATGACGCCTGCGTCTATCCGATGAATATTCCCGGGAACTTCTTCGCGGTGAAGACGCTCTTTCGACTGGAAGAGATGTTGACTGAGATTACCCACGATGCAGCTTCAGCTCGCGAGGCGGCGTTGCTTCGCGAAGAGATCTCGTCTGCATTGAGGAATTATGCTCCTGGGAAACACCCCACTGCGGGCGAAATCTGGGCGTACGAAGTCGATGGTCTTGGGAATGCGATCTTCATGGATGACGCCAACGTCCCGAGTCTGCTTGGTCTGCCTTATCTCGAATGCTGCTCGAAGGCCGAACCGATGTACCTGGCGACCCGGAGGTTCGCTTGGAGCGACGACAATCCGTATTTCTATCGCGGATCGGTGGCCGAGGGTATCGGCGGTCCGCACATTGGTCAGGACATGGTCTGGCCGATGTCGATCATCATCCTCGCCCTTACTACGGACGACGAACACGAACAGCTACAATGCCTGCGTTGGCTCAAGAAGAGCAATGCCGGCACCGGCTTTATGCATGAAAGCTTCAACAAAGACGATCCGGGCAAGTTCACACGGGAGTGGTTTGCCTGGGCCAACACTTTGTTTGGTGAATTGATCCTGACGATTGCAAATAGAACGCCGCGTTTGCTGGCGTCGAGCAACATCTAGACGGGCAATCACGTTTGAGGGGCCCACCTTGGGCTGGGCCCCTGGAGCTCTGCTCTAGCTGGAGTAACTCCGCACCCACTCCACCAACGTCCGCACCGGGGTTCCGCTCGGTCCCTTCGCCATCCACGGCTTTTGCTCTTCGAGCCAGGCAACACCAGCGATGTCAAGATGGATCCAGGGCGTTTCGCCGACGAACTCCTTCAAGAACATGGCTGCAGTAGTTGCTCCACCCCAACGGCTTCCACCGGTATTCATGATGTCCGCGATTTGAGACTTGATCTGGTCGCGATAATCATCCTCCTCGGGTAGCCGCCAGAAGCGATCGCCGGAGATCTTGGCGGCCTCGACGAAGTGGCTGTAGGCCTCCTCATTATTGGAGAAGACACCGGCATTGATCATGCCGAGCGCGACCACACAGGCTCCCGTGAGCGTGGCCGCATCGATAAGGTGGGTGACCCCAAGCTGTTGCGCATAGTGGAGCCCGTCAGCCAAGACCATGCGACCTTCGGCGTCGGTATTCATGACTTCGATCGTCTTGCCGGACATGGCGGTGACCACATCGCCGGGCTTATAGGCGCTGCCTGAGGGCATATTCTCGGCCGAGCAACAGACGCTGATGACTTTCACCTTCGGCTTAAGAAGCGCAATGGCACGCATAGCGCCGATCATCGCCCCTGCGCCGCCCATGTCGTACTTCATCTTTTCCATGCCTTCGGAGGGCTTGATCGAAATGCCGCCGGTATCGAAGGTGATGCCTTTGCCAATCAAACCAAGCACCGGTTCGGATGGCGCGCCCTCCGGTTCATACGTGAGCACAATCAGCGCTGGCGGCTGAACGGAGCCTTGGGAGACCGCCCAGAATGCCCCCATCTTCAACTCGTGGAGTTTTTCCGTTGAATAGACTTCGCACTTCAATCCAACTTCTTTGGCCATTTCGGCGGCGCGCTCTCCGAGGACGGTGGGAGTGAGCACATTGCCGGGTTCGTTGACGAGGGAGCGAGTGAAGTTCTGGGACTCACCCAGAATGACACCCTCGGCGAAGGCGGTTTCAAGGGCGGCCTTGTCTGCTTTCTGAGGAGCGATCACGCTTAGCGAATCGATACTCTGATCCTTCCTGTCGGAGCGATAAGTATCGGGGTCGAAATCGGCCAGCAGCGCCCCTTCAACGACCGAGCGGCCCCCCGGGCCAAGCGGCAGTAGTTCGGAATTCGGAATGACAATCGCCAATTCCCGGATGGCCCGCGGCTTGGAGAAGCGCACAGCAACGCCGGCGGCTTTACGGAGGTCGTTCACCGTCACCTTGCTGGACTTGCCCAGACCAACGACGAGCAGCCGCTTTGCTTGTAGACCCGAGGGAGAGTGGAGCAGCAGGGTCTCATTGGCCGAGCCTTTGAATTCGCCCGAGGTCAGCACATCCTGGGCGGCGGTGGTGAGCGCGGATTCGGTGGTGAGCAGGGCCAGTTCGGGTTTGGCGTCTTTGTCTTTGGAGGTGGAGTGATCGACAGCAAAGGCGACGAGCAGTTCGGTAGCGATAGCGGCGGCATCGCTAAAGTTCAGTTCGGTTTTCATGGTCCTCTTTTACGTGCTTTATTGACAAGTTTACTGACAAGCTCTATTAGAGCACTTCGCGATGGGTGTGAACTGAAGGCTCAGACATAATCGAAGAGCGTCATAAACCCGAAGTCCATGTGCAGCTGCTGGTGGCAGTGGAAGAGGGTGAGGCCGGGATTATCGGCCGTGAAGTCGATTTCGGCTTCCTGATAGCCGCCGAGCATGACGACGTCCTTGAGCACTCCCGATGTCGGCTGTCCGGCGATCCTGGTCAACTCGAAGCTATGGCGATGCAAGTGGATGGGGTGAATGTCGTCGCTGGCGTTGCTCATGCGGATTCGATAGCGCTTACCTTGCTTCAGGTGAAAGGACGGTTGCGCCGACATGGCGTCGCTCGACTCGCCGAAGGGATAAGCCACGCCATTGATCGCCCATCGGTTAAAGCCTTCGTAGGCGGCGTTTTGCT includes these proteins:
- a CDS encoding DNA-formamidopyrimidine glycosylase family protein, with protein sequence MPEGDTIFRSARALNLALQGKQVTAFETAYAQLASVHDQTPVVGRIVERVESRGKWLLIHFTGDLILVTHMLMSGSWHIYRRGERWRRTRIHMRAVIATNDFEAVAFDVPVASFHTARTLERNTSIPKLGPDLLQGSFSEDEAIKRLVLRGEEEVANVLLNQQVLAGIGNVFKSEICFSCGVSPFTRVSALSSAQVECLMSTARRLLAANVSESAGPGIVTYSGGRRTTGAADPGARLWVYGRRGKQCRRCGTIILMRKQGVGARSTYWCPQCQPLPLAANDGGGGEVEGWSTPVRRTRIGCS
- the pstS gene encoding phosphate ABC transporter substrate-binding protein PstS; the protein is MKLATRASASVKVSLAGAALALCLSSCNSGGGSGSENVSLNGAGSSFVYPVMQRWIQDYSKTHSNTQINYQSIGSGGGIQQVKAGTVDFGASDAPLDDTALAGMKPVIQIPESAGPVVVTYNLPDLKQPLQLSGTTLTDIFLKKVKTWHDPAIAKDNPGVTLPNTKIVVVHRADSSGTTNAFTTYLAAVSPEWKTKIGAGTQVQWPGDLGGKGSEGVTGQVRQTPGAIGYVELTFATQNKLPIASIGNQANKYIVPSAESTTAAIAAFADQLTKDPRIPIVNPPASAADAYPISTLTFLIIPKDGTDAGKRSALKSFIHYVITDGQTVAGTLSYAPLPDAVKQYNDQSLNQMTTNSQPIQ
- a CDS encoding type 1 glutamine amidotransferase domain-containing protein, whose amino-acid sequence is MAQLQGKKIAIVATDGVEAVELTEPKKALEAAGAKVDVISLKAGEIKGFNFDDPGPKIKVDKEIGQVKPEDYDNLVLPGGVANPDKLRTHPEVVKFVKSFFDAGKTVASICHGPWTLIEADVVKGRTLTSWPSLKTDITNAGGNWVDKEVVNDKGLITSRKPDDLPAFNKTMIEEFAHASSLAGAR
- a CDS encoding glycoside hydrolase family 125 protein — protein: MTFSEVLTRRELVRNLSLAAGGLYLSPHTLGLAASSSFPSKRPQPSARRFRSPAVDAAIDSVSSKISDPELAWLFSNCLPNTLDTTVTFGEFEGKPDTVVVTGDIPAMWLRDSSAQVWPYLPFVKADQSLARLIEGVIRRQTRCILIDPYANAFMSDLKSAEPLPWSKTDHTTMKTGVGERKWEVDSLCYPVRLSYQYWKETGDIAPFDAQWAAAMHLIVSTFKDQQRKGSQGPYSFQRVSATPTETLGNAGFGAPTRPVGLIHSGFRPSDDACVYPMNIPGNFFAVKTLFRLEEMLTEITHDAASAREAALLREEISSALRNYAPGKHPTAGEIWAYEVDGLGNAIFMDDANVPSLLGLPYLECCSKAEPMYLATRRFAWSDDNPYFYRGSVAEGIGGPHIGQDMVWPMSIIILALTTDDEHEQLQCLRWLKKSNAGTGFMHESFNKDDPGKFTREWFAWANTLFGELILTIANRTPRLLASSNI
- a CDS encoding leucyl aminopeptidase, translating into MKTELNFSDAAAIATELLVAFAVDHSTSKDKDAKPELALLTTESALTTAAQDVLTSGEFKGSANETLLLHSPSGLQAKRLLVVGLGKSSKVTVNDLRKAAGVAVRFSKPRAIRELAIVIPNSELLPLGPGGRSVVEGALLADFDPDTYRSDRKDQSIDSLSVIAPQKADKAALETAFAEGVILGESQNFTRSLVNEPGNVLTPTVLGERAAEMAKEVGLKCEVYSTEKLHELKMGAFWAVSQGSVQPPALIVLTYEPEGAPSEPVLGLIGKGITFDTGGISIKPSEGMEKMKYDMGGAGAMIGAMRAIALLKPKVKVISVCCSAENMPSGSAYKPGDVVTAMSGKTIEVMNTDAEGRMVLADGLHYAQQLGVTHLIDAATLTGACVVALGMINAGVFSNNEEAYSHFVEAAKISGDRFWRLPEEDDYRDQIKSQIADIMNTGGSRWGGATTAAMFLKEFVGETPWIHLDIAGVAWLEEQKPWMAKGPSGTPVRTLVEWVRSYSS